A single window of Martelella sp. NC20 DNA harbors:
- a CDS encoding GolD/DthD family dehydrogenase, which translates to MASSLEFSLAGKVAVVTGAASGIGAAIARAFAAKGARVAILDMNRDAANAMAVELSGAKAFSCNVADSESVEAAVADVKAAFGDIDILVNSAGIVDLAPAEELSKAAWDRTIAVNLTGTYLMCQAAGRQMIAAGKGGRIVNLASQAGSVAIEGHVAYCATKFAVIGVTKTLALEWGKHGITANSISPTVVMTDLGRKAWEGPKGDAMKAQIPAGRFAEPEEIAAAAVFLASDEAAMINGADLLVDGGYTVR; encoded by the coding sequence GGCGTCTTCGCTTGAATTTTCACTCGCCGGCAAGGTCGCGGTCGTCACCGGCGCGGCATCCGGCATCGGCGCGGCAATCGCCCGGGCCTTTGCCGCCAAGGGCGCGCGCGTCGCCATTCTCGATATGAACCGCGATGCCGCCAATGCCATGGCCGTCGAACTTTCCGGCGCGAAGGCCTTTTCGTGCAACGTCGCCGACAGCGAAAGCGTGGAAGCGGCAGTTGCCGATGTCAAAGCCGCCTTCGGCGATATCGATATCCTCGTCAATTCCGCAGGCATCGTCGATCTCGCGCCCGCCGAAGAGCTTTCGAAAGCGGCGTGGGACCGCACAATCGCCGTCAACCTGACCGGCACCTACCTGATGTGCCAGGCCGCCGGCCGCCAGATGATCGCCGCCGGCAAGGGCGGACGGATCGTCAATCTCGCAAGCCAGGCCGGCTCGGTCGCCATCGAGGGCCACGTCGCCTATTGCGCCACCAAATTCGCGGTCATCGGCGTCACCAAGACGCTGGCGCTGGAATGGGGCAAGCACGGCATTACCGCCAACTCGATTTCGCCCACCGTGGTGATGACCGATCTCGGCCGCAAGGCCTGGGAAGGTCCCAAGGGCGATGCGATGAAAGCGCAGATTCCAGCCGGCCGCTTTGCCGAACCGGAGGAAATCGCAGCCGCAGCCGTGTTCCTCGCCTCCGATGAGGCCGCGATGATCAACGGCGCCGATCTTCTGGTCGATGGCGGCTACACGGTGCGGTGA